A region of the Phyllopteryx taeniolatus isolate TA_2022b chromosome 9, UOR_Ptae_1.2, whole genome shotgun sequence genome:
tgttgtttttaatcatgattTCGTTTCCTCTGTGAATCAccacaaaattgtttttggtgctgtacaaataaacttgccttTCCTTACCGTTTTAGATGGTGGACAAGTGGTTAACACACCcacctcaaagttctgaggttgggggttcaaatccgggctcagGCCTCGTGCGGAGTTTGTACGGTATCCCTGTGCTTGGGTGAGttttctgggcactccggtttcctcccacattccaaaaatttgcAGGTAATgataattgaagacactaaagtCAAGGGTGTGgttgtgagcgtgaatggttgtttgtctatatgtgccctgtgattggccggtgTCCAGTCCAAAGTGTCCAGCTCACCTGTGTccctaggataagcggtatagaaaatggctggatggaagtCTTATTAGATTGCAGGGGTACCTGATGAAGCAAATAGTGTATGTGAGTTCTATTTTATCCTCGCGTATTTTTGCCCAGCATTTTTTAGTGAAGCTATGCATTATGGTGGCCTTGAAATGATTTtagatcaataataataataataatgataataatatgaCCCGAATACTGGTAAAATGAATAACATAGCTAAATTTAGACTTCaataaaaagcaaatacaataaCCATGCACAGAAAAATACACAGAAAGTCGTTTCGCTCTTCATTGTaagtcattttcatcattttaccAGCAGCAAGTCACTGGGGAATCCCTAATTTTGGTATTCTAGAACACTGATTTAATAATTGACCCATCCCACAGCCATCGCATTGTCAAGCCTATTATTGAATTACATATCTGTGCCAttgttcctttatttatttttgtaataacgTCAACTCCCCACAGATATCGGTGCGTGACCGAAGCACGAGTGCGCACACAGCACACGGCACGCAGCAAGAGTGCGCTTTGGGCACGGTCGCCAACATTTGGGTGTGATTCACTCAGGGGAGGCGTACGATACGTTTGCGCGCCTCTGCTGCGTTTCCTCTCCACACGCTCCACCGTGCACAGCGAGTGAAGACAGAGCAGGAGAAGCTCAGCACACGAGCACACGAGCACTCGGCCAAACTCGGACACATCATCAACTGCACCTTAGCCATCCCCAGCACACTCCTCGCCTTCATCTCCAGCCTCGACGTCTCTGAAGTGGCTGCCTCACCGGGTCGGACCGGAGGCCGCCCGGTCTCTGATCTGGTCTCCGGAGTCGGTGCGGACTCGACGCGCTCCCTCGGGGCCAGGCTGTGCGCTTCCCGGATCCGACCGGAGCCACCGCGCGCTCTCGAGATGGACTTGATGGAGAGGGAGGTCACGGACAAGCTGGAAGACATGGCATCCGTGTACGACTTCGACCCCATCACCGGCAACATACCCGCCACCAAGGTGGAAGTCACCGTCTCCTGCAGGTGAGTCTCCCCGCTGCTGGAGGGCGCAAAGTGGGGGAGAAAGTTGCGCGAGGGGTGCCGCACCCTGCTCCGACTTTGGGCTTGAACAAGTCTGCGGAGTCGCAAAATGTATGCGGTTGAACAAGTTAGGTGTTTTTAAGGGGATACATTTTACAGGTTTCTCCTGATGATTTCAAATCAATTAAATTGTGACTGATAAACGTTTCACGAAGTTTTCCCCTGACCATCCATCTCCATTTTCGCTTTATAGCAAAGTcagaaaataaatctgacaAACACAACACTTGTTCAGTTAAAATAGTCACACATTATGCTTTCAATATGGAAAAGGTTTAGAAAGTCAAGCCTCTCAATGCCCTGCTCTCAGACTTTcatgcacacacccacacacatccTTTCATGCTGGGGTTTTAGGTTGTTGAGCCATCCAAGCGGGCCAGCTTGAGATGTGTGTGCATTATTGATGTGCTGTCTGACATACAGAGAGATCTGTGCCAGATCCCTCAGCAaagagtgatttaaaaaaagctaagaatttcattttaattagtGGACACACGTGGATTTAGTGTTGCACTGAAGAAAGGAGTGGGATCAATGTGAAAGGAGCACCTTCAAAGGTTGAATTCTGCAAGATTTTAGATTTTGAATGTATCATTCTGACTGCTGAATTAAGCAGCATTCAGATACATTATAAATCCAGTTCATTCAAGATTACCCTTTTTGTGTGGGTACACTGTATCTGTATTGAGAGATGGAAAAACAAGGTGATGTATTATCTCCGGAAAGCACGTTTGCTGCTGGAGTCCCACTTTTAGTGATAAGTCATATGCTTTTATAGCATTTGAAACACTGTTACGTTTTGTGTGTAGTGTAGCACGGGGGGGGGGACCTATGTGCTTGGAAGCACCTTTTTTAAAAGTAGTTATAGAAAAGCAAACCCAAGGTATGGGGTAGCAGCATTAAGAATACTGAATGAACAAAGTTCAAAAATCAAGATACAAAGTAACAAAAGGGAAACACTCACTTCCAGAGACAATGGGACAACATGACAACAGATGACATAGAACAATGAATCAAGACTGACTAAAAGCAGCACTAGACTAATTGGATGGGCTGAAGTTGGCTGAGTTTGATACGAGGATACGCAGACCGGTCTTGTCCAGGTCGTTCTGGAGCCCGATCGGAATGACCGAAAAAGGCCCATCGGGCCCAGTCTGGTGGGCTTGTGGGCTGCCAAACATAAGGTTCTCAGCCAGACCGGTCAGGATGACAGCCGGGATGCCAAGCGCATGGGTGTCCTTGTGGCCATACAGGCAGACGGCTGGGATGCCGGATCCCGCCGAGTTGCAGAAGCCAGACATGCCAGGTCTTAGGTGAACAGCTGAGACAAATAACGGCCGCGGCACTTGCGCCGCCGAAGGAGAGTTGGATGGTGGCCACGGGATGTGCTAAGCTGGTCAGGTGGCTGTAGCGGCAGTTCAGGCCCCCCGAGTCTGAACGTGGACAGATAACTAGTGAGGCGGTCACGGTTGGCCAGTAGAAACGTGGACAGGTACGTTTTCCATGATCAGCCGTTGAGCTGCCTGGTACAGGGTCCTCGAGCACCCGCAGGGCCAGAAGCAGAGACCTGAGCTCCCGCGAGGCCGGAACTGGTTCTGCATCAGCCTGATCAGACTGCTGCCATAGACATTGAGGGACACCAGAAACAAGGGAAGCAGACTCTGCAAGCACTAGGAAAATATATCGTGCCGGGCTCGGGACAAGGTGATGAAACAGCCACGGAGTGAGGTTACGTGGGCATGGGGTCAAGAGAACGACGTGAACTGGATACAGGTGTGGAACGACGTGATGGAGAAACTGGAGAAGAACGACGTGATATGAAAGGCGCAGTATGCGGTAACGACGAGACAGGCTCAACAGAACGACACTGACCTTTACCTGGGCATCTTCGTTGGCCACCATGGAGTGGTCCAGAATAAATGGCCAAACGGGTATCCAAGTAAAAGGTCAGAGAGAAAAACTTCTTGGGTTGGCATTGGGAATACGTAACAAAAACTGACAAGAACTAGATAAACAAGAGGAAGGGCCGGAAAAACCTAAATCCAAGTCTAagttagaatgtgggaggaggttGAAGAATGGCAGTAAccttgaatggaaaaaaaaaaaaaaaaaagaaaaatcggaAGGTATGAATATGTGTGGAGCAAGGGGTACTGTGAAACACTTGGGAAACACCAGTGAGAGGGACAGAGAGGAGAGAACAGGAAGGCTTACTCACTGAGCGTTGGCTTGGTCAGCAGGCTGAGGGTGATAGCGAGCAGCCCGATGGCATGCAGGTTGATGTGGTGTGCCTCCTGGTGAGTCCCTGTATGCTCGCTTCAATCTGTCATGTTTGGAGTGGTGGATTTGTTGTGGTGGAGTGCAGTCAAAAACACAggtggacccaagtgcaggggaGCAGGACAGGCAAGACGACGAGATGTAGGACAATGAACTGAGACTTGGCTGAAAGAAAACAGGGAActtaatacaaacagactgacgAGACAATGAAGCACACCTGAACATAACAccagtggctggagggagctgatgggCCGACAAGAACAGGTGGTGACGAAGGCATAACGAGCAAGCTGGACATACATGCGCAAGGGACACAAGAAAACAAGACAcagcatgaaacaaaactatatCCAATCAAAAATAACGCAAAAGTCAACAAAAGCACGCATCCTCACACATTCAGTGTTTTCTAGTCACGGGTGGCCTTGCCCTACTTGCCCATTCTTGACATAGCACCTTGAATCGCAGCGGAATAAAGGTGGTGCTGCAGTGTGTCATTCAAAGTCATCTAAAAGCTTTTTGTGCGAGTGTTGTATGATTCACATTTGTGACTTCCTGCACAGCTCGCCACGCATGATGATAGCTGTTCCCTCTTTTGGATAATACCCCCATTACAAATTACCCCCCTTGCTCAGACAACTTATTATTATCAGGGCCAGTGACGGAGAAAGTGGGTGGACAGGGTATAAGTAAAATCAAACGAAATAATTGTAGGAAATGATTGGTCTTTAAACCAGGGAGAATGTACGGCATGTGGTGTTCATTCAGTGGATTATATTGTTATTCAATTAAAGGCAGTATTTCTGATAGTAGTCCTTTCACCTCAAGGCTCAGCTGGCTCACAAATATAGGTTTGTCATTGAAGCATCAGAAGGAAAGGGAAGAAAATATACAGAATTAGTATTGTAAGGTAAGATCACAACATTTAAAGTCATTTTTCaatttgtaattctttgtttttttatattctccTCTAGATTTGAATACCCCTGATGTCACACAATTCATAATTCCGGAGTACTAAGCCTTCAAACCTCAAATAATGCTTGaagtcatcagaatcagaatcagaatgcaAGTGTTCAGCTCAGTAGGAATCCTAGCCGCAAATTATGAATCTGTTATAGGATTTGTATACTGTAATATTGACCATATCTCCTGTACGCACCTCAAATTTGCTGTCAGCTACAATTGCACGCGTGTAGTTTACTGTTGATGCCTGCCTCTCCCTTTCACTGTGCTCCTATTATAGTCTCATCCGTGTCTCGGTGCCGGTTGCTCAGTACAATACTAGTTAAGTTAATAGGATGTATttacttatatagcactttaaaaaaataaagagttaTAAGGCACGACAccatttacaatttattttgccTTCAGTCATCATCACTGTAATTCCCTATCCGCTACACCTGCCCCCCACCTTCAACGttaaatgtacacacatttttgtttgaagtttTATGATACAGtagttaacttcttttttttcttttactcacACAgtatgaatgttaaaatgttatttcaagAAAGTCGCTTTACAgttaatgaagtttttttttccaatggcaCAGTTTAGCTCACCTAgctcagtgatttccaacctttatggagccaaggcacatattttactattgaaaaatttcacggcacaccaacagacagaaatgtaaaaaaaaagtggatacattaattactgtatgtacttcctgccatctaatagaaaagcatttctttgttctgtctgtcactatgcctcactgacatgaatagatgaacaaagatacattatttcctgcaagtgaaataatttttggagcaatcaCGTCAAATTTTataagagcgctcacggcacactaatgtgccccggcacattATCAGAATCACTGACATAGCCTCTCGGGGTAGGGGCAAGCCATCCAACTCAGTGCCAGTCAATCAATAATGACATTTCTGTCATTTCTTATGGGAGCAATATCAGCGTCCTGGAATGGATTATTTTTAAACTTCGAAGTTCCACGGTAATTTGTGATATGtatgtttttgcaaataaacaTGCCA
Encoded here:
- the LOC133483882 gene encoding uncharacterized protein LOC133483882 isoform X1, whose product is MFRCASLSRQSVCIKFPVFFQPSLSSLSYISSSCLSCSPALGSTCVFDCTPPQQIHHSKHDRLKRAYRDSPGGTPHQPACHRAARYHPQPADQANAHLSVTSLSIKSISRARGGSGRIREAHSLAPRERVESAPTPETRSETGRPPVRPGEAATSETSRLEMKARSVLGMAKVQLMMCPSLAECSCARVLSFSCSVFTRCARWSVWRGNAAEARKRIVRLP
- the LOC133483882 gene encoding uncharacterized protein LOC133483882 isoform X2, with product MFRCASLSRQSVCIKFPVFFQPSLSSLSYISSSCLSCSPALGSTCVFDCTPPQQIHHSKHDRLKRAYRDSPGGTPHQPACHRAARYHPQPADQANAQLVQAQSRSRVRHPSRNFLPHFAPSSSGETHLQETVTSTLVAVHLESARWLRSDPGSAQPGPEGARRVRTDSGDQIRDRAASGPTR